In Oryzias melastigma strain HK-1 linkage group LG10, ASM292280v2, whole genome shotgun sequence, a single window of DNA contains:
- the dcps gene encoding m7GpppX diphosphatase yields the protein MANAAAKRENLTIDNENASVEAKRVKADDEDEGKDEKVSDSEDILSRFKTSSVLNDSAREKIAFIHGKIDDQDAVVIVEKTPFREETLTELLTGSKLKLEMRNDIYSSYQLQAPPHLNEIKTTVVFPATEKHIKRHQRQESFLVEETGEDYRSITLPYIQTQSFSLQWVYNILEKKAEADRIVFDDPDPHVGFVLLPDLKWDQKQLDNLYLIAIARPRSIQSLRDLTSEHLPLLQNIFQKGKEAILQRYNLPASQLRVYLHYQPSYYHLHVHFTRLGYEAPGCGVERAHLLSDVVQNLQTDPEFYKTRTLYFPLRADDGLLGKFREAGRIQ from the exons ATGGCGAACGCGGCGGCGAAGCGTGAAAATCTCACCATTGATAATGAAAATGCATCAGTGGAAGCTAAAAGAGTGAAAGCTGACGATGAGGATGAAGGGAAGGACGAGAAAGTGTCTGACAGTGAAGATATTCTTTCAAGATTCAAGACATCCAGCGTTTTAAATGACTCTGCGCGGGAGAAAATCGCTTTTATCCACGGGAAG aTTGATGACCAGGATGCTGTGGTCATTGTGGAGAAGACTCCATTCAGAGAAGAAACACTCACCGAGCTCCTCACTGGTTCCAAACTCAAGCTTGAGATGAGAAATGACATCTACAGCTCCTATCAGCTCCAGGCTCCTCCTCACCTCAACG AGATTAAGACCACGGTGGTGTTTCCAGCAACAGAGAAACACATAAAGAGACACCAGCGGCAGGAGAGTTTCCTGGTAGAAGAGACGGGCGAGGATTATCGCTCCATCACTCTACCTTACATTCAGACGCAGAGTTTCAGCCTGCAG tgggTCTATAACATCCTGGAGAAAAAGGCGGAGGCTGACCGGATAGTTTTTGATGACCCAGATCCACATGTTGGATTTGTACTTCTTCCTGATCTAAAGTGGGAccaaaaacag CTGGATAATTTGTACCTTATTGCAATAGCGCGTCCGAGAAGCATCCAGAGCCTCAGAGACCTGACCTCCGAGCACCTCCCTCTTCTACAAAACATCTTCCAAAAGGGAAAG GAGGCCATCCTGCAGCGCTACAACCTTCCAGCCAGCCAGCTGAGAGTCTACCTGCACTACCAGCCTTCCTACTACCACCTGCACGTCCATTTCACACGTCTGGGCTACGAGGCGCCGGGCTGCGGCGTGGAGCGCGCCCACCTTCTTTCAGACGTCGTCCAGAACCTCCAAACGGATCCAGAGTTCTACAAAACGCGGACGCTGTACTTCCCGCTGAGGGCCGACGACGGGCTGCTCGGCAAGTTCAGAGAGGCTGGAAGGATCCAGTGA